In Nitratireductor mangrovi, the genomic window GGGATCGGCTTGTGGATGACCGCTTCGTGGGGCCCGGTGATCTGGTTCCTGTGTGCGGTTGGAGAGGTGACCATGTTCTGGGGGTTCCCCGAAATCTACGGCCATCGGCCGATGATCGTGGTCGCCCACGCGCTGGTAGCGGCCCTCTATATCGGCTTCCGGTTGGCGATTTATTTTTCGCGGCGTCCCGCGCGGCGTTGACGGAAAATTAACGCATCTTTTTGTCTTCCACCCGTAATCGCTTGTTAAGGCTGAGGTTTAAGTCGAATTTTATTCGTCGTCGCTATGGTGGCGGCCAAGGTGAAGAAAAAACAATCACCGGGCGTCAAACAAGAGGCAAAGACGATGATCAAGTCACGACAGGCCCACGAGGCCGTCCCGGTCGAGGACGACCGGCAGGATGCAATCCGCTCTCTCTATCTGGAATCGCTGCAACTCGTGGAGCGTCTGCACCGCCGGCTGCTCGACGTGATCAAGGACGAGTTCGACCGCAACGGACGCAGTGACATCAACGCCATTCAGGCGCTGCTGCTGTTCAATATCGGCAATTCCGAACTGACGGCCGGCGAACTGCGTTCGCGCGGTTACTACCTGGGCTCGAACGTCTCCTACAATCTGAAGAAGCTGGTTGAACTCGGCTTCATCAACCACCAGCGCTCGCGCGTCGACCGTCGCTCGGTGCGCGTCAGCCTGACGTCGAAGGGTCAGGAGATCGCCGAGGTTGTCGGCAACCTCTACAACCGCCATGTCGGTTCGATCGAGCAGGTCGGTGGTATCAACATCGAGGAATTCCGCCAGATGAACCGCGCCCTGCAGCGCCTTGACCGGTTCTGGAACGACACGATCGCGTACCGCATGTAGCCGCAAGGCCAATTGCACAACGAAAGGCCGGCGCTCGCGTCGGCTTTTTCGTGTTTGCAACGCCCTCACGAACATGTGTCGCAGCAAAGCCTTCATCACGCCATATTCGTCGGTGTAGGAACCGGACAGGCCGTGCGGTTGAGGATGCCCGCGGCACGGTTATATATGGTTGGCGCTTTGTTAACGCGGCGCGCCTAGTGTCCATTCGCCGCAAACAAATTCCGCACGAACGTGAGAAAGAGGCTGACAGGCTCATGAAGACCGATCGCCGCACATTCCTTGCCGGCGCTGGGCTGGCCGCCGCGTCGATGGCCACTGTTCCCGCCCGCGCGCAGGACGTCATCCGCGACATCATCCTGTCGCCGCGCCGTGGCGTTTGGAACGACCAGTTCGACGCGCGCGCCAGCGAGGGCGACAAGGTCGCGTCCAATCTGCCCATCTTCAGCCCCGAGACGGTCAGCTATATCGAGCGCGCCATCGCCCAATATGCCAACATCGTCGCGCGGGGCGGCTGGCCGACCGTTCCCGCCGCCAGGAAGCTGCGCCTGGGCGTGGTCGATGCCAGTGTCGAGACGCTGCGCCGGCGTCTGATGATCTCAGGCGACCTTTCCCAGACAGCCGGCATGTCGCCGGCCTTCGACACCTATGTCGACACCGCCGTCAAGCGCTTCCAGTCGCGTCACGGACTGCCCGAAGACGGCGTGCTCGGTCCCTATACGTTCGCCGCGATGAACGTTTCGGCCGCCGTCCGCCTTGGTCAGCTCGAAACCAATATCGTGCGGCTGCGCTCGATGTCCGGTTTCCTCGGCGAGCGCTATGTCATGGTGAACATCCCGGCGGCACAGATCGAGGCGGTCGAGAACGGCCGCGTCGTGTCGCGCCACACCGCCATCGTCGGCAAGATCGACCGCCAGACGCCGATCCTCAACTCCAAGATCAACGAGGTCATCGTCAACCCGTACTGGAACGCGCCGGAATCGATCGTCCGCAAGGACATCATCCCGCTGATGCGCAAGAACCCGCAATATCTCACCGAGAACAACATTCGCATTCTCGGGCCCGACGGCACCGAAATCGAGCCGACGACCATCGACTGGTCGACCGAGGAGGCGGCCAAGCTTCGCTTCCGGCAGGATCCGGGCAAGATCAACGCCATGGCTTCCGTGAAGATCAACTTCCCCAATCCCCATGCGGTCTACATGCATGACACGCCGCAGCAGGGGCTTTTCAACAAGCTGATGCGGTTCGATTCCTCAGGCTGCGTGCGCGTTCAGAACGTGCGCGACCTCGTCACCTGGCTCCTGCGCGACACCGATGGCTGGAACCGCCAGCGCTTCGAACAGACCATCAAGACGGGCGAATCGACTCCGGTTGCCCTTTCCGAGCCGGTGCCGGTCTATTTCACCTATGTCTCGGCCTGGTCGACCGGCGACCTTGTCGTGCATTTCCGGGACGACATCTACGGCCGCGACGGCGTCGACGAACTGATGATTTCCTCGGCGCTCTGAACAGGCTTGTGACCCCGAAGGTGCGGCGTCAGCTCGCGCCTTGGGCGAGTGCCTCAGGGCGCTGAACGATGCCAGCCCGCTCAAGCCCATCGACGAGGTGTGCCTGGTCTTCGCTCTTGGCGTAGTGCAGGCTCGCAAGAAGCGTGTCGAGAGAGAATTCCGGGTCGACCTCGCGGATGCGGGCGCCGTGCGCCGCGCCGGCCGTGGTATCTCCCATCCAGGTATAGGCTGCCGCCACATAGGCGTGCTGGATCGCGTCCATGGCCGTCAGGTGCATGAACGCTTCGATGGCCTCGGCGTACTGACGGCCATTGAAGTAGGCCTTGCC contains:
- a CDS encoding L,D-transpeptidase family protein codes for the protein MKTDRRTFLAGAGLAAASMATVPARAQDVIRDIILSPRRGVWNDQFDARASEGDKVASNLPIFSPETVSYIERAIAQYANIVARGGWPTVPAARKLRLGVVDASVETLRRRLMISGDLSQTAGMSPAFDTYVDTAVKRFQSRHGLPEDGVLGPYTFAAMNVSAAVRLGQLETNIVRLRSMSGFLGERYVMVNIPAAQIEAVENGRVVSRHTAIVGKIDRQTPILNSKINEVIVNPYWNAPESIVRKDIIPLMRKNPQYLTENNIRILGPDGTEIEPTTIDWSTEEAAKLRFRQDPGKINAMASVKINFPNPHAVYMHDTPQQGLFNKLMRFDSSGCVRVQNVRDLVTWLLRDTDGWNRQRFEQTIKTGESTPVALSEPVPVYFTYVSAWSTGDLVVHFRDDIYGRDGVDELMISSAL
- the ldtR gene encoding transcriptional regulator LdtR; protein product: MIKSRQAHEAVPVEDDRQDAIRSLYLESLQLVERLHRRLLDVIKDEFDRNGRSDINAIQALLLFNIGNSELTAGELRSRGYYLGSNVSYNLKKLVELGFINHQRSRVDRRSVRVSLTSKGQEIAEVVGNLYNRHVGSIEQVGGINIEEFRQMNRALQRLDRFWNDTIAYRM